The following proteins are encoded in a genomic region of Drosophila willistoni isolate 14030-0811.24 chromosome 3R, UCI_dwil_1.1, whole genome shotgun sequence:
- the LOC6650173 gene encoding zinc transporter ZIP3 isoform X1 has translation MNLAVGNDSLLDNAFKQAGVSRNNGVFEKVLAMIILGFGSFISGMLPAIISERNRSRFPLAISMLLCFGAGVLLATALVHILPEVREQMNSKFAEVTMCGGFFIIYFIDEFIHYFFGEAIQHTHGHDPSGPGPSCDSNSYGAINERAPLLGGAHASTSLHHPPDEGNNGYGTSACDEEQVEVANASICHTSHTEPCVESITGTLGLLAALSLHSAIEGLAIGVQNSATKVLFLLGAVACHKFVMGFCLGLTVRMNGPSSLRSQFIGISVFALGAVCGIALGMFIADIPTGWSQTTLPIIQALAGGTLLYVTVCEVMPREKARWHSNNQRRWAGFAQFISVTIGFAIMCIINYYLADE, from the exons ATGAACCTAGCTGTTGGAAATGATTCACTGTTGGACAATGCCTTCAAACAGGCAGGAGTTAGTAGAAACAATGGCGTCTTTGAAAAGGTATTAGCAATGATTATCTTGGGATTTGGTAGTTTTATTTCGGGAATGCTGCCTGCAATCATATCTGAACGTAACCGATCACGTTTTCCATTGGCCATCTCAATGCTGCTTTGTTTTGGAGCAGGAGTTTTATTAGCCACTGCCTTGGTTCACATATTGCCTGAG GTGAGAGAACAAATGAACTCGAAATTCGCGGAAGTGACCATGTGTGGCGGATTCTTcatcatttattttattgacgAATTTATACACTATTTCTTTGGAGAGGCAATCCAACATACCCACGGACATGACCCATCAGGACCCGGACCCTCATGCGACTCTAATAGTTACGGTGCCATAAATGAGCGTGCTCCCCTGCTAGGCGGGGCCCACGCTTCGACTAGTTTACATCATCCCCCAGATGAGGGAAA CAATGGTTATGGGACTTCCGCTTGCGATGAAGAACAAGTAGAAGTGGCAAATGCCAGCATTTGCCACACTAGCCACACGGAGCCGTGTGTCGAATCCATCACTGGTACCTTGGGCCTTTTAGCCGCCTTGTCCTTGCATTCGGCCATCGAGGGTCTGGCTATTGGAGTACAGAATTCGGCCACAAAG GTACTTTTTCTGTTGGGTGCCGTTGCCTGTCACAAATTCGTTATGGGCTTTTGCCTGGGATTGACAGTCCGTATGAATGGCCCGTCTAGTCTACGCTCTCAATTTATTGGCATTTCGGTGTTTGCTTTGGGCGCCGTTTGTGGTATTGCATTGGGAATGTTCATTGCAGATATACCCACAGGATGGTCTCAAACCACATTGCCCATTATTCAAGCGTTAGCTGGTGGCACTCTTTTGTATGTCACTGTCTGTGAAGTGATGCCGCGAGAGAAGGCACGCTGGCACTCGAATAATCAGCGACGCTGGGCAGGATTTGCGCAATTTATTTCAGTTACCATTGGCTTTGCCATCATGTgcattataaattattatctAGCTG ACGAATGA
- the LOC6650173 gene encoding zinc transporter ZIP1 isoform X2, giving the protein MNLAVGNDSLLDNAFKQAGVSRNNGVFEKVLAMIILGFGSFISGMLPAIISERNRSRFPLAISMLLCFGAGVLLATALVHILPEAIQHTHGHDPSGPGPSCDSNSYGAINERAPLLGGAHASTSLHHPPDEGNNGYGTSACDEEQVEVANASICHTSHTEPCVESITGTLGLLAALSLHSAIEGLAIGVQNSATKVLFLLGAVACHKFVMGFCLGLTVRMNGPSSLRSQFIGISVFALGAVCGIALGMFIADIPTGWSQTTLPIIQALAGGTLLYVTVCEVMPREKARWHSNNQRRWAGFAQFISVTIGFAIMCIINYYLADE; this is encoded by the exons ATGAACCTAGCTGTTGGAAATGATTCACTGTTGGACAATGCCTTCAAACAGGCAGGAGTTAGTAGAAACAATGGCGTCTTTGAAAAGGTATTAGCAATGATTATCTTGGGATTTGGTAGTTTTATTTCGGGAATGCTGCCTGCAATCATATCTGAACGTAACCGATCACGTTTTCCATTGGCCATCTCAATGCTGCTTTGTTTTGGAGCAGGAGTTTTATTAGCCACTGCCTTGGTTCACATATTGCCTGAG GCAATCCAACATACCCACGGACATGACCCATCAGGACCCGGACCCTCATGCGACTCTAATAGTTACGGTGCCATAAATGAGCGTGCTCCCCTGCTAGGCGGGGCCCACGCTTCGACTAGTTTACATCATCCCCCAGATGAGGGAAA CAATGGTTATGGGACTTCCGCTTGCGATGAAGAACAAGTAGAAGTGGCAAATGCCAGCATTTGCCACACTAGCCACACGGAGCCGTGTGTCGAATCCATCACTGGTACCTTGGGCCTTTTAGCCGCCTTGTCCTTGCATTCGGCCATCGAGGGTCTGGCTATTGGAGTACAGAATTCGGCCACAAAG GTACTTTTTCTGTTGGGTGCCGTTGCCTGTCACAAATTCGTTATGGGCTTTTGCCTGGGATTGACAGTCCGTATGAATGGCCCGTCTAGTCTACGCTCTCAATTTATTGGCATTTCGGTGTTTGCTTTGGGCGCCGTTTGTGGTATTGCATTGGGAATGTTCATTGCAGATATACCCACAGGATGGTCTCAAACCACATTGCCCATTATTCAAGCGTTAGCTGGTGGCACTCTTTTGTATGTCACTGTCTGTGAAGTGATGCCGCGAGAGAAGGCACGCTGGCACTCGAATAATCAGCGACGCTGGGCAGGATTTGCGCAATTTATTTCAGTTACCATTGGCTTTGCCATCATGTgcattataaattattatctAGCTG ACGAATGA